Proteins from one Ardenticatena maritima genomic window:
- a CDS encoding lamin tail domain-containing protein: MLRSPRWLLFVIVWLLLAATAPHPTTNLLTNPDFEDGLTGWAIHPSTATVALTTEAWSGNQAVALSKTTATGYVRLSQRVPVTGGATYTMAGWVRWRSPHLSNAKLQVRWYSASGALGGYLDTPAAARADTYQRLETTLTAPLDAVEAEIACYTYVNQAPPDEPLLCDAFTFTLADTPTPTPPPTASPTATMLPTPTSTSSPAPTSTPTPTAPPTPTASATPTGTPTPPLPAFGTLVLNEILPAPSAVDWDGDGVANAQDEWIELANFGATPLDLTGWQLDDAEGGSAPYTFPPGSLIPPGGFLLLFRTQTGLALNNDGDSVRLFTPDGTAWDSFTFSATTPDASFSRDRTTWHDDWPPSPGAPNTPPPPPTPTPTPPAVVPLLISEVVYDGTQSGDGDEFVELYNPTDTAIPLAGWGIGDEETRGGSESLYRFDGDFTLAPHGTLVIARDAAAFHARFGVWPDAEMNPVSDTVHVPTLSRDTTWGRGHWALSNSGDEVVLVDPFGRVVDALPFRNADYAAVGRTGHDISAPAPRALHRVVELQGTHLNDILAYDAPSPGEPRHIPPPPASMPPAYAFGPFRAYRGVLHAHTTYSDGSGPPTLAFATGRANGLHFLAISDHSHWFTPEEWARLGTVADAANQPGAFVALRAFEWTSREHGHINVWRTDDFFSREMPGGESVQALYDWLAARPKALAEFNHPFEGHFDDFVLREEVRGQLVLQEIANSAAVLRFAEAYWRALWRGWRVAPVANLDTESANWGRDGDLRAGLLATDLTREALFEAMLARRAFSTEDASLALALRSGETWMGGDIPPGETTLTFYVADEEGEPLTLELWREGAPVWRVGLTPSATPTTRTLTIEAAPGEVLLARAVQADGQEAWSAPLWVQGVWSPPGVLVNEVLPAPRQTDWNEDGVSDGDDEWIELYNPLDRAVGLGGWQLDDEEGGSRPYTFPLGTVIAPHSYLVLFKKTTGVSLNDAGDTARLIAPTGAVVSEIPYAHAANDGSIARDDKGRLHTNWPPSPGAHNRAPETPTTPASPPPPLLSTLADVRHMPLGTRLSVEGVVSVPPHLLGHGIFYVQDAEAGLKIYAPALDLSALHPGDRVRLTGVLRTFHNERELRLESAADIVRLDTGEAPTPLFVQTALHPAHEGRLVQVDGAVLRWYYNRWWLAVSDAEVEIYVRQSTGLRRPWLERGMHQRIVGIAATWDDGMRILPFDATHITTLSSTSASNAARPTVRTAPRYRPRTPRIRFWQRYFAL, encoded by the coding sequence ATGCTTCGCTCTCCTCGCTGGCTGCTGTTCGTCATCGTATGGCTGCTGCTCGCCGCAACAGCCCCACACCCCACCACCAACCTGCTCACCAACCCCGATTTTGAAGACGGCTTGACCGGCTGGGCGATCCACCCTTCAACCGCCACGGTCGCGCTCACGACGGAGGCATGGAGCGGCAACCAGGCGGTCGCGCTTTCCAAAACAACCGCCACGGGCTATGTTCGCCTCTCTCAGCGCGTCCCCGTCACCGGCGGCGCGACCTACACCATGGCGGGCTGGGTGCGCTGGCGGTCTCCACATCTGAGCAACGCCAAGTTGCAAGTGCGCTGGTATAGCGCAAGCGGGGCGCTGGGCGGATACCTCGATACGCCTGCGGCGGCGCGCGCCGACACCTACCAGCGTCTGGAAACAACGCTCACCGCCCCACTCGATGCGGTGGAAGCCGAAATCGCCTGCTACACGTATGTGAACCAAGCGCCGCCTGATGAGCCGCTCCTCTGCGACGCGTTCACCTTCACGCTCGCCGACACGCCCACACCGACACCACCTCCCACGGCTTCCCCCACCGCCACGATGCTCCCCACGCCCACAAGCACATCGTCGCCCGCCCCCACCAGCACACCTACGCCGACGGCACCCCCTACACCGACCGCCAGCGCCACCCCCACGGGCACCCCCACACCGCCCCTGCCCGCCTTCGGCACGCTCGTGCTGAACGAAATCCTGCCCGCCCCTTCCGCCGTGGATTGGGACGGCGACGGCGTCGCCAACGCTCAGGATGAGTGGATCGAACTCGCCAACTTCGGCGCAACCCCGCTCGACCTCACCGGCTGGCAACTCGACGATGCCGAGGGCGGCTCTGCGCCCTACACCTTCCCGCCCGGCTCGCTCATCCCGCCCGGCGGCTTCCTGCTCCTCTTCCGCACCCAAACCGGCCTCGCCCTCAACAACGACGGCGACAGCGTCCGCCTCTTCACCCCTGACGGCACCGCCTGGGACTCGTTCACCTTCTCCGCCACCACCCCAGACGCCAGTTTCAGCCGCGACCGCACCACCTGGCACGACGACTGGCCTCCCAGCCCCGGCGCGCCGAACACGCCCCCACCTCCCCCCACCCCCACGCCGACCCCGCCTGCTGTGGTTCCCCTGCTTATCAGCGAAGTGGTGTACGACGGGACGCAAAGCGGCGACGGCGACGAATTTGTGGAACTGTACAATCCGACCGATACCGCTATTCCGTTGGCGGGCTGGGGGATTGGTGATGAAGAAACACGCGGCGGGAGCGAAAGCCTGTACCGGTTCGACGGCGATTTTACCCTCGCGCCGCACGGCACGCTGGTCATTGCGCGGGATGCCGCCGCGTTTCATGCCCGCTTTGGCGTTTGGCCCGATGCGGAGATGAACCCCGTCAGCGATACGGTGCATGTGCCCACCCTTTCACGCGATACCACATGGGGACGCGGGCATTGGGCGCTGAGCAACAGCGGCGATGAAGTGGTGCTGGTGGACCCCTTCGGGCGGGTGGTGGACGCGCTTCCTTTCCGCAATGCGGACTATGCCGCCGTTGGGCGGACGGGGCACGACATTAGCGCGCCTGCGCCGCGGGCGCTCCATCGGGTGGTGGAATTACAAGGTACACATTTGAACGACATTCTCGCTTACGACGCGCCTTCGCCTGGTGAACCGCGCCACATTCCACCCCCGCCAGCCTCTATGCCGCCCGCCTACGCATTCGGACCGTTTCGCGCCTACCGCGGCGTCCTGCATGCGCACACGACGTACAGCGACGGCAGTGGACCGCCGACGCTGGCGTTTGCCACAGGGCGCGCCAATGGGCTGCACTTCCTTGCCATCAGCGACCACAGCCACTGGTTCACACCTGAGGAGTGGGCGCGCCTGGGCACCGTCGCCGATGCCGCCAATCAGCCGGGGGCGTTTGTGGCGTTGCGCGCGTTCGAGTGGACCAGCCGCGAGCATGGGCACATCAACGTCTGGCGCACAGATGATTTCTTCTCGCGCGAGATGCCCGGCGGCGAATCGGTGCAGGCGCTGTACGACTGGCTGGCGGCGCGTCCCAAGGCGCTCGCCGAGTTCAACCACCCGTTCGAGGGGCACTTCGACGATTTTGTGCTGCGTGAAGAGGTGCGCGGTCAACTCGTTCTGCAAGAAATCGCCAATAGCGCGGCGGTTTTGCGCTTTGCCGAAGCCTATTGGCGCGCGCTCTGGCGCGGCTGGCGGGTCGCTCCCGTGGCGAACCTGGACACCGAATCGGCGAATTGGGGGCGCGACGGCGATCTTCGCGCCGGTTTGCTCGCCACCGACCTGACCCGCGAGGCGCTTTTCGAGGCGATGCTCGCGCGCCGCGCCTTCAGCACGGAAGATGCTTCGCTGGCGCTCGCCCTGCGCAGTGGGGAGACCTGGATGGGCGGCGACATTCCCCCCGGCGAGACCACGCTCACCTTCTACGTTGCGGATGAAGAGGGCGAACCCCTGACGCTTGAACTGTGGCGCGAAGGCGCACCCGTCTGGCGCGTCGGTCTCACACCCTCCGCGACGCCCACCACACGCACGCTCACCATTGAAGCCGCTCCCGGCGAGGTGCTGCTGGCGCGTGCCGTGCAAGCCGATGGGCAAGAAGCGTGGAGCGCCCCGCTCTGGGTGCAGGGTGTTTGGAGTCCACCGGGCGTGTTGGTCAATGAGGTGTTGCCCGCGCCCCGCCAGACCGACTGGAACGAGGACGGGGTCAGTGATGGGGATGATGAGTGGATTGAACTCTACAACCCGCTCGATCGTGCGGTTGGGCTGGGGGGCTGGCAGTTGGATGATGAAGAGGGCGGCAGTCGTCCCTACACGTTCCCACTGGGCACGGTTATCGCGCCGCACAGTTATCTAGTGCTCTTCAAGAAAACGACCGGCGTCAGTCTCAACGATGCAGGAGATACCGCGCGCCTGATTGCGCCGACGGGGGCTGTGGTGAGCGAGATACCCTATGCGCACGCCGCCAATGACGGCAGTATCGCCCGCGACGACAAAGGGCGTCTGCACACGAACTGGCCGCCCAGCCCCGGCGCGCATAACCGCGCCCCAGAGACGCCCACCACCCCGGCGTCACCGCCACCACCACTGCTTTCTACGCTGGCGGACGTGCGGCATATGCCACTCGGTACACGGCTGAGCGTGGAAGGCGTGGTGAGTGTACCGCCGCATCTGCTGGGGCATGGCATTTTCTACGTGCAAGATGCGGAAGCGGGGTTGAAAATCTACGCGCCCGCGCTCGACCTGTCGGCTTTGCACCCCGGCGACCGTGTACGCCTGACGGGGGTCTTGCGCACGTTCCACAACGAGCGCGAACTGCGCCTGGAAAGCGCCGCTGACATTGTGCGACTGGACACTGGTGAAGCCCCAACGCCGCTATTTGTGCAAACAGCATTGCACCCGGCGCACGAGGGGCGTCTGGTGCAGGTGGATGGCGCGGTGTTGCGCTGGTACTACAACCGCTGGTGGCTCGCCGTTTCTGATGCAGAGGTAGAAATCTACGTGCGGCAAAGCACTGGTCTGCGCCGTCCCTGGCTCGAACGGGGGATGCACCAGCGTATTGTTGGGATTGCCGCCACCTGGGACGATGGTATGCGCATTCTCCCCTTCGACGCCACGCACATCACCACGCTCTCCTCCACATCTGCGTCCAACGCGGCACGTCCAACAGTGCGCACCGCCCCGCGGTATCGCCCACGCACACCACGGATACGGTTCTGGCAGCGCTACTTTGCGCTGTAG
- a CDS encoding cellulase family glycosylhydrolase codes for MQKRWLMVTLMALLVLLAACGGGDQADVTPTTALTLKPTFTPKPETETTAPTAEPTATEAVVEGQTEEGATGGEAQENEQPTPAPEPTSPPAASTSDFMDVMTSPDYGMQAFMWWRPEVAHRDLGLIRDAGFRWVKQDFAWREIEGAAKGAFDWSRPDRIVEMAHDEFGLKILARVDRQPAWANPNCTGGGEMGPPQNLQDYADFLYAMASRYKGRIAAYSIWNEPNLAREWCNQPPNPAEYVEMLRVAYNAIKSADPNAIVISAGLSPTGGPMPVAMNDVEYLRGMYEAMGGNSEGYFDVLGAHAPGFKAPPEVSPDEVEANPDVYGKGRWFTFRRVEDLRAVMEEYGDTNRRVAILEMGWTTDPRPDSPYHWHAVTPEQQAEYLVRAYQFAKENWRPWIGLMSLIYVCNYDWTPDDEQYYWCITEPAYPETIVRPAYEALKAMPKD; via the coding sequence ATGCAAAAACGCTGGTTGATGGTGACCCTGATGGCGTTGTTGGTTTTGTTAGCGGCGTGTGGCGGTGGTGATCAGGCTGATGTCACTCCCACCACCGCTCTGACGCTCAAACCAACCTTTACACCGAAACCTGAAACTGAAACGACCGCTCCCACAGCCGAACCAACAGCAACCGAAGCCGTCGTTGAAGGGCAAACCGAAGAAGGCGCAACGGGGGGCGAGGCGCAAGAGAATGAACAACCCACACCTGCGCCGGAGCCAACTTCACCGCCGGCGGCCTCAACTTCCGACTTCATGGATGTGATGACCTCGCCCGACTACGGCATGCAGGCCTTCATGTGGTGGCGTCCCGAAGTGGCGCACCGCGATTTGGGGCTCATCCGCGATGCGGGGTTCCGCTGGGTGAAACAGGATTTCGCCTGGCGTGAAATCGAGGGTGCGGCAAAGGGGGCTTTCGACTGGAGCCGCCCCGACCGCATTGTCGAGATGGCGCATGACGAATTTGGGCTGAAAATCCTCGCCCGTGTTGACCGCCAGCCGGCTTGGGCGAACCCGAACTGCACCGGCGGCGGCGAGATGGGCCCGCCACAAAATCTGCAAGACTACGCAGACTTTCTCTACGCGATGGCGAGCCGCTACAAAGGGCGCATTGCCGCCTATTCTATCTGGAATGAGCCCAACCTGGCGCGTGAATGGTGCAACCAGCCGCCCAACCCGGCCGAATATGTGGAAATGCTCCGCGTAGCGTACAACGCCATCAAGAGCGCCGACCCCAACGCCATCGTCATCAGTGCTGGGTTGTCGCCGACGGGTGGCCCCATGCCGGTGGCGATGAACGATGTGGAGTATCTGCGCGGCATGTACGAAGCCATGGGCGGCAACAGCGAGGGCTATTTTGACGTATTGGGAGCGCATGCGCCCGGTTTCAAAGCCCCGCCCGAAGTCAGCCCTGATGAAGTGGAAGCCAACCCCGATGTGTACGGGAAAGGGCGCTGGTTTACGTTCCGCCGTGTCGAAGATTTGCGGGCTGTGATGGAAGAATACGGCGATACCAACCGGCGCGTGGCCATTCTCGAAATGGGCTGGACAACCGACCCACGTCCCGATTCGCCCTACCACTGGCACGCGGTAACGCCCGAACAGCAAGCCGAGTACCTGGTGCGGGCGTACCAGTTCGCCAAGGAAAACTGGCGTCCATGGATTGGCTTGATGTCGCTCATTTATGTGTGCAACTACGACTGGACGCCCGACGATGAACAATATTACTGGTGCATTACCGAGCCGGCCTATCCGGAAACCATTGTGCGCCCGGCATACGAAGCGTTGAAGGCGATGCCTAAAGATTGA
- a CDS encoding beta-galactosidase, translated as MEHEQTPQSPTVWETLTALFEGSAARIVSFVVIPLLLLLALWLPPISLFDRILDRGYTELPVGASINDPDGTQVVVEAAQAPLKVRMASVPRVEFLEGNIPLADEDLTQEMAMALQALPPQVDVRSPVYVLDAKDEDVEARLRLAIPIPNESEPYETLDVYVWDGAQWAWVPHTLYREDDEIDAYLDRVPRAFAVVQTAPVVPTTGVELAPGLSDAAALVRTANVASPRLYIANADGTLGQLAEEPAGLRENGVLVVPVVHNQQADGVIRSDLTDNILVQPLVIRDHVSQLVALAVERNYDGLEIDYRNVDPALRKEFASFIRQLADALHERGKVLIVRVPTPQRISETDFDSGAYDLVAIGNAADQVRLTLPLDPEAWREGGEVAALLTWATGKVNRYELEAVLPVGAYDLSGETPVAVAYPEVLATLAQVEIDLESTEVAPGQEIAFNLPALQNGVLAADETTHAMRVLFADSSSTQRVLHLETPASVAYKLNMLQAFNLAGVTTVDTHLANPAVLDVIEAYRSGNAAQAAQQNTFSLVVKVRNEKGEEIISDVRDLSKSVALAVPEESGRYQIVVGVSDDGGATTYGEFSQEVIIPSPTPTPEATPTPTATPTPEPTATPDPNAPTPTPTPKPAAPPPPSTAPSGPMAYGIQAHMIYMNKDQIMQLVQGLGFNWVKQQIEWKVFEPAPGQIQWGEMDAIIDSANRHGIKVLFSIVKAPQWARPAGADLSVEGPPADPNTYANFVREVAKRYCGKGLGAIEVWNEQNLHYEWGNQPLSAADYMNLLKPAYVAIKEACPSIIVISGALTPAGNVGNLARDDIEYLQEMYNAGLKNYSDAIGAHPSGYNCPADGDWRTVQDPTATFRGPFENRHHSWCFRGTMEGYRNVMVANGDSAKKIWATEFGWAVGPAVNEHYAYANDNTYEEQAAWTVQAYQMAKNWGWVGGMILWNLNFKMVAPGSEQAQWGIVDEYGNPLPTYHALASMPK; from the coding sequence ATGGAACATGAACAAACACCGCAATCGCCAACAGTGTGGGAGACGCTGACGGCGCTCTTTGAAGGGTCTGCCGCGCGGATTGTCTCGTTTGTCGTCATTCCACTGTTGTTGCTGTTGGCGCTTTGGCTCCCCCCCATTTCCCTCTTCGATCGCATCCTTGACCGAGGCTATACGGAACTCCCCGTCGGGGCGTCAATCAACGACCCGGATGGCACGCAAGTTGTGGTAGAAGCGGCTCAAGCCCCGCTAAAAGTGCGGATGGCAAGCGTCCCGCGTGTGGAGTTTCTGGAAGGCAATATCCCGCTGGCGGATGAAGACCTGACGCAAGAAATGGCGATGGCGTTGCAGGCACTGCCGCCGCAGGTGGATGTACGCAGTCCGGTGTATGTGCTTGACGCCAAAGATGAAGATGTGGAAGCCCGCTTGCGGCTGGCTATTCCAATTCCCAATGAATCGGAACCGTATGAAACGCTTGATGTCTATGTGTGGGATGGAGCGCAATGGGCGTGGGTGCCGCACACGCTCTATCGTGAAGACGATGAAATTGACGCCTACCTGGACCGTGTGCCGCGCGCCTTTGCCGTGGTGCAGACGGCGCCTGTTGTGCCAACCACTGGCGTGGAACTGGCGCCCGGCCTAAGCGATGCCGCCGCGTTGGTGCGCACGGCGAATGTCGCCAGCCCGCGCCTCTACATCGCCAATGCCGATGGCACGCTGGGGCAACTCGCCGAAGAACCAGCCGGCTTGCGTGAAAACGGCGTCCTTGTGGTGCCTGTGGTGCACAACCAGCAAGCCGATGGCGTGATTCGCAGCGATTTGACCGACAACATTCTGGTACAACCGCTCGTCATCCGCGATCACGTCTCGCAGTTGGTGGCGTTGGCGGTTGAACGCAACTACGACGGATTGGAAATTGACTACCGCAATGTGGACCCGGCATTGCGGAAGGAATTTGCCTCTTTTATTCGCCAACTTGCCGATGCCCTGCATGAGCGCGGCAAAGTGTTGATTGTGCGTGTGCCGACACCGCAGCGCATCTCCGAAACGGATTTCGACAGTGGCGCCTACGACCTTGTGGCGATTGGCAACGCCGCCGACCAGGTACGCCTCACGCTCCCGCTCGACCCCGAAGCGTGGCGTGAAGGTGGTGAAGTCGCCGCCTTGCTGACGTGGGCGACGGGCAAAGTCAACCGCTACGAGTTGGAAGCGGTGTTGCCTGTGGGGGCATACGACCTCTCCGGCGAAACGCCTGTTGCTGTGGCGTACCCCGAAGTGCTGGCCACGCTCGCCCAGGTTGAAATTGACCTCGAATCAACCGAAGTCGCGCCGGGGCAGGAAATCGCCTTCAATTTGCCCGCCTTGCAAAACGGCGTGCTGGCGGCGGACGAAACCACGCATGCCATGCGCGTGTTGTTCGCTGATTCTTCCAGCACGCAGCGCGTTTTGCACCTGGAAACGCCCGCCTCGGTGGCGTACAAGTTGAACATGCTCCAGGCGTTCAACCTGGCGGGTGTCACCACGGTGGATACGCATCTGGCGAACCCGGCGGTGCTCGATGTCATCGAAGCGTATCGCTCGGGCAACGCTGCACAAGCCGCACAGCAAAACACCTTCTCGCTGGTCGTCAAAGTGCGCAACGAAAAGGGCGAAGAAATCATCAGCGATGTGCGCGACCTGAGCAAGAGCGTGGCGCTCGCAGTGCCTGAAGAAAGTGGGCGCTACCAGATCGTTGTGGGCGTCTCCGATGACGGTGGTGCCACCACCTACGGCGAATTCTCGCAAGAGGTCATCATTCCCTCGCCGACGCCCACACCCGAAGCGACACCAACACCCACGGCGACACCCACGCCTGAACCGACGGCGACACCCGACCCCAACGCGCCAACGCCAACACCCACGCCAAAACCGGCGGCGCCACCGCCGCCCAGCACAGCGCCAAGTGGGCCTATGGCGTATGGCATTCAGGCGCACATGATTTACATGAACAAAGACCAGATTATGCAGTTGGTGCAGGGGTTGGGCTTCAATTGGGTGAAGCAACAAATTGAGTGGAAAGTCTTTGAGCCGGCGCCGGGGCAAATTCAATGGGGCGAAATGGACGCCATCATTGACTCGGCGAACCGCCACGGCATCAAGGTGCTCTTCTCCATTGTGAAAGCGCCGCAGTGGGCACGCCCCGCAGGCGCCGACCTGAGCGTGGAAGGTCCGCCGGCTGACCCCAACACCTACGCCAACTTTGTGCGCGAAGTCGCCAAGCGCTACTGCGGCAAAGGCTTGGGTGCAATTGAAGTTTGGAATGAGCAGAACTTGCACTACGAATGGGGCAACCAGCCGCTGAGCGCCGCGGACTACATGAACTTGCTCAAACCGGCGTATGTGGCTATCAAGGAAGCCTGCCCCAGCATCATCGTCATCAGCGGTGCGTTGACGCCCGCCGGCAATGTGGGCAACCTCGCCCGTGATGACATTGAATACCTGCAAGAAATGTACAACGCCGGCTTGAAGAATTACAGCGACGCCATTGGCGCACACCCCAGCGGCTACAACTGCCCTGCCGACGGCGATTGGCGCACTGTGCAAGACCCCACGGCAACGTTCCGTGGTCCGTTCGAGAACCGCCACCACTCCTGGTGCTTCCGCGGCACTATGGAAGGCTACCGCAACGTGATGGTCGCCAACGGCGATTCGGCGAAGAAGATTTGGGCAACCGAATTTGGTTGGGCGGTTGGGCCTGCGGTCAACGAACATTATGCCTACGCCAACGATAACACCTACGAAGAACAAGCCGCCTGGACGGTGCAAGCCTACCAGATGGCGAAAAACTGGGGCTGGGTTGGCGGCATGATTCTCTGGAACCTCAACTTCAAGATGGTCGCGCCCGGCTCCGAACAGGCGCAGTGGGGGATTGTGGACGAATACGGCAATCCTTTGCCGACGTACCATGCCCTGGCTTCTATGCCGAAATAA
- a CDS encoding ABC transporter ATP-binding protein: MLNRTRHLQRLLRFLAPYRLLLGAAIGAVLVSALLALLIPLLFRDVVNAAFVDGNAAALNRAALLLIGVLVVRAVSSAVETYLLHRVSEQMTADVRVHLFEHLLRLSLPFFDNAQSGELVSRLTNDIATIQQGLTTSITALVLHTLRLVGAVLILFWLNWRLAVLVLLVMPLVGLITRLSGRVLRRESEAIQHHLAEATAVATETLANMRLVQAFGREAYARERFVASVQKTVQAALRRARMLALLTPTVGMLFMVAFVVVAWFAGRQALSGALTVGDVFAFFFYASLMSGSVNTLAGVYGAFQQTVGAAQRLFALLDTPPMIADTPNAQTLPPLRGEICFEHVSFAYNAQTPVLCDISLRIAPGEVVALVGPSGAGKTTLANLVLRLYEPTAGRILIDGYDIRTVTLASLRQQMALVPQDTILFAATVRENIRYGRLDATDAEVEAAAKAAYAHEFIMALPNGYETPVGERGVKLSGGQRQRIALARAILRDPRILILDEATSSLDSESETAIQQALARFLPGRTTILIAHRLSTVRIAHRILVMDGGRIVEEGDHATLLAKNGLYARLYRRQHANE, translated from the coding sequence ATGCTGAACCGTACACGCCATTTGCAACGTCTGCTGCGGTTTCTTGCGCCTTACCGTCTCCTGCTTGGGGCGGCAATAGGCGCTGTTCTGGTGTCAGCCCTGCTGGCGCTTCTCATTCCCCTGTTGTTTCGTGATGTGGTCAACGCGGCGTTTGTTGACGGAAACGCGGCGGCGCTGAACCGTGCGGCGTTGCTGTTGATTGGCGTGTTGGTGGTGCGCGCTGTGAGTAGCGCTGTTGAAACGTATCTCCTGCACCGGGTCAGCGAGCAGATGACCGCCGATGTGCGCGTACACCTCTTCGAGCACCTTTTGCGGCTTTCGCTCCCCTTTTTCGACAATGCCCAGAGCGGTGAACTCGTTTCGCGCCTGACGAACGATATTGCCACCATCCAGCAGGGGTTGACCACGAGCATCACCGCGCTGGTGTTGCATACCTTGCGGCTGGTCGGCGCGGTGCTCATTCTCTTTTGGCTGAACTGGCGGCTGGCGGTGCTGGTTTTGCTGGTGATGCCGCTGGTGGGGCTCATCACACGCTTGAGCGGGCGTGTCCTGCGGCGAGAAAGTGAAGCCATTCAGCACCATCTTGCCGAAGCGACAGCGGTAGCGACAGAGACGCTGGCGAACATGCGGCTGGTGCAAGCGTTTGGGCGCGAAGCGTATGCCCGCGAGCGGTTTGTGGCGAGCGTGCAGAAGACCGTGCAGGCGGCGTTGCGTCGGGCGCGCATGTTGGCGCTGCTGACGCCGACGGTGGGGATGCTTTTCATGGTGGCGTTTGTGGTGGTGGCGTGGTTTGCCGGGCGGCAGGCGCTCAGTGGGGCGCTCACGGTGGGGGACGTGTTCGCCTTTTTCTTCTACGCCAGCCTCATGAGCGGCTCGGTGAATACGCTAGCGGGCGTCTATGGCGCGTTTCAGCAAACCGTTGGGGCGGCGCAACGCCTTTTCGCCTTGCTGGATACACCGCCGATGATTGCCGATACGCCCAACGCGCAAACGTTGCCCCCGCTACGGGGCGAGATTTGCTTTGAGCATGTGTCGTTTGCGTACAACGCGCAAACGCCCGTGCTGTGCGATATTTCGCTGCGCATTGCGCCGGGGGAAGTGGTGGCGCTGGTAGGCCCGAGCGGCGCGGGCAAAACCACGCTCGCCAATCTTGTTTTGCGCTTGTATGAACCGACGGCGGGGCGCATTCTCATTGACGGATACGATATCCGCACTGTGACGTTGGCGAGCCTGCGGCAACAGATGGCGCTCGTGCCGCAGGATACCATTTTGTTTGCGGCGACTGTGCGTGAAAACATCCGCTACGGTCGTCTTGACGCCACCGACGCCGAGGTAGAAGCCGCCGCCAAAGCCGCCTACGCGCATGAGTTCATCATGGCATTGCCGAACGGTTACGAGACGCCGGTGGGCGAGCGGGGCGTCAAGTTGAGTGGGGGGCAACGCCAGCGGATTGCATTGGCGCGGGCTATCTTGCGCGACCCGCGCATTCTCATTCTGGATGAAGCCACATCGTCGTTGGATAGCGAGAGTGAGACGGCGATACAGCAAGCGTTGGCGCGTTTCTTGCCGGGGCGCACAACCATTCTCATTGCGCATCGTTTGAGCACGGTGCGCATCGCCCACCGCATTCTGGTGATGGATGGCGGGCGCATTGTTGAAGAGGGCGACCACGCGACATTGCTGGCAAAAAATGGCTTGTATGCGCGGCTCTACCGACGCCAGCATGCAAACGAATAG
- a CDS encoding ATP-dependent Clp protease proteolytic subunit gives MNALVPMVIETTGRGERAYDIYSLLLKERIVFLGTPIESQVANLIVAQLLYLDRENPEREIQMFINSPGGSVHAGLAIYDTMQLIRAPIATFAIGSTASFGTVLLAAGTPGRRYALPNATIHMHQPLIAGGGITGQATDIEIHAREILRLRERLENILAKHTGQPLERIKADTDRDFFMDAHQAKEYGLVDEVLGESMPEQK, from the coding sequence CTGAACGCACTCGTGCCGATGGTGATTGAGACAACGGGGCGGGGCGAACGCGCCTACGATATTTACTCGCTCTTGCTCAAAGAGCGCATTGTCTTTCTGGGGACGCCGATTGAATCGCAAGTCGCCAACTTGATTGTGGCGCAGTTGCTCTACCTGGACCGCGAAAACCCGGAACGCGAAATTCAGATGTTCATCAACAGTCCGGGCGGTTCGGTGCATGCCGGGTTGGCGATTTACGACACCATGCAACTCATTCGCGCGCCGATTGCCACGTTTGCGATTGGTTCGACGGCGAGTTTTGGGACGGTGTTGTTGGCGGCGGGGACGCCGGGGCGGCGCTATGCGCTTCCCAACGCCACCATTCACATGCACCAGCCGCTGATTGCCGGTGGCGGCATCACCGGGCAAGCCACCGATATCGAAATTCACGCGCGCGAAATTTTGCGCTTGCGTGAGCGCCTGGAAAACATTCTTGCCAAGCATACCGGGCAACCGCTGGAACGCATCAAAGCCGACACCGACCGCGACTTCTTCATGGACGCGCATCAGGCGAAAGAGTACGGTCTGGTGGACGAAGTGCTTGGCGAATCCATGCCTGAACAAAAATAA
- a CDS encoding MarR family winged helix-turn-helix transcriptional regulator → MKRQSDDAQRKRAVEQASRLLMHLSWLAQKRFNQHISRYGITLPQFLALAYMIKERQCAMNQLAEATQQDAATMTGVVDRLERLNLVERRRNPLDRRVVFVIPTERALELVQEVYAAHNVLIAKLFESFEDDELQTLVSLLSRLLDSMHQDDYNATNGSSTDKA, encoded by the coding sequence GTGAAACGGCAATCTGATGACGCCCAACGAAAACGTGCTGTCGAGCAGGCTTCGCGCCTGCTCATGCATCTGAGTTGGCTTGCGCAAAAGCGCTTCAACCAGCATATTAGCCGCTATGGCATTACGTTGCCGCAGTTTTTGGCGTTGGCGTACATGATCAAAGAGCGGCAGTGCGCGATGAATCAACTTGCCGAAGCCACGCAACAAGATGCGGCAACCATGACGGGCGTTGTTGATCGCCTTGAGCGGCTGAACCTGGTGGAGCGCCGCCGCAATCCCCTCGACCGTCGCGTTGTGTTCGTCATCCCGACCGAAAGAGCGCTAGAATTGGTGCAAGAAGTCTATGCCGCACACAACGTGCTCATTGCGAAACTTTTTGAGTCGTTTGAAGACGATGAATTGCAAACCTTGGTCTCGTTGTTGAGTCGTCTGCTGGATTCAATGCACCAGGACGATTACAATGCGACCAACGGTTCATCAACCGACAAAGCATAA